A part of Tachysurus vachellii isolate PV-2020 chromosome 4, HZAU_Pvac_v1, whole genome shotgun sequence genomic DNA contains:
- the LOC132844204 gene encoding leucine-rich repeat-containing protein 15-like, protein MDLRQYIILCICAVNALVGGCPGQCQCKNNITLCKGYEIQDFPSPIPLNTSSLIIFQTNIKSLKPADFETFAESLTVLKVSASKVTVVQPHTFDKTLHLASLTLSETELSSLPKNIFAPLQVLKSLDLKKNMLMTIPPKTFQGLSLLEKLLLQENNIRDLYPESFHGLHKLKVLTLKQNKLEGISSNVFDEMVNLESLHLQNNVIRDLPSGLFSHQQKLQKLYLSNNRLSYLPEGIFLDLPNLQQISLYDNQLQTLSPNIFGPMPLLQELWLYDNKLIHLDKNVFSNLTHLNLLVVSRNQISYISPGAFNGLTKLEEISLQSNLLTTLDEEVFRGLHNLANISLRNNQIDNLPGKLLLDLSSLHQLELQNNSLMHLPEELVRSLTKATNVVMSENPWKCDCSILPLRDWLLMYSNKVTNSMSIKCSSPALLVNMSIINLTNDTFDTFTESTTSGASTILPTANNTSVSEKEDRTDDRWNIHMIVIAVVCSAVIVTICICVVCWRRSNRRGSQNIEH, encoded by the coding sequence ATGGATCTCAGACAGTATATAATCCTGTGCATTTGTGCTGTAAATGCACTTGTTGGGGGCTGTCCAGGACAATGCCAGTGCAAAAACAACATCACTCTGTGCAAAGGATATGAAATTCAAGATTTTCCTTCCCCCATTCCCTTAAATACAAGCTCTCTAATTATTTTCCAGACTAACATCAAGTCACTGAAACCAGCTGATTTTGAGACATTTGCTGAGTCTCTTACAGTGTTGAAAGTCTCGGCTTCAAAGGTAACGGTGGTGCAACCTCATACCTTTGACAAGACACTCCACCTAGCCAGTTTAACGCTTTCAGAAACTGAGCTATCTTCTCTACCAAAGAACATATTTGCTCCTCTTCAAGTGTTGAAATCATTAGACCTTAAGAAAAACATGCTGATGACTATTCCACCAAAGACATTTCAGGGACTGAGTCTTTTGGAGAAACTCCTGTTGCAGGAAAACAACATCAGGGACTTATACCCAGAGAGCTTCCACGGACTTCACAAGCTCAAGGTCTTGACCCTTAAACAGAATAAGCTGGAGGGGATATCAAGCAATGTCTTTGACGAAATGGTGAACCTTGAGTCTTTGCATCTCCAGAACAATGTCATCCGAGACTTACCTTCAGGACTTTTCTCGCATCAACAGAAGCTGCAAAAGCTCTACCTCTCTAACAATAGGCTATCTTATCTTCCTGAAGGTATCTTCTTGGACTTGCCGAATCTACAGCAGATCTCACTTTACGACAACCAGCTGCAGACGCTCTCTCCCAACATCTTCGGCCCTATGCCCCTGCTCCAAGAACTGTGGCTTTATGACAACAAGTTAATTCATCTTGATAAAAACGTGTTCAGcaatttaactcatttaaatcTTCTGGTGGTCAGCAGGAACCAGATCTCATACATCTCTCCTGGTGCCTTCAATGGATTGACTAAGCTGGAAGAGATCTCTTTGCAGTCCAACCTCCTGACGACCCTCGATGAAGAAGTGTTCAGAGGTCTCCATAATTTGGCTAACATATCTCTGAGAAACAACCAGATTGATAACCTTCCTGGGAAGCTTCTCCTTGATCTCTCTTCCTTACATCAGCTGGAGCTTCAAAATAATTCTCTAATGCATTTACCCGAGGAACTTGTACGCTCACTAACCAAGGCTACCAATGTAGTGATGTCTGAAAACCCCTGGAAGTGTGACTGTAGCATCTTACCGCTTCGAGACTGGCTATTGATGTACTCTAATAAAGTAACCAACAGCATGTCCATCAAGTGCTCAAGTCCAGCATTGTTGGTGAACATGAGTATTATAAACCTTACAAATGATACCTTTGACACATTTACTGAGTCCACCACTTCAGGTGCTTCGACAATTCTTCCCACGGCTAACAACACATCAGTCTCAGAAAAAGAAGACCGCACCGACGATCGATGGAACATACACATGATTGTTATAGCTGTGGTTTGCTCTGCAGTTATTGTGACTATCTGCATCTGCGTCGTCTGCTGGAGGAGAAGCAACCGACGGGGCAGTCAAAACATAGAACACTAA